In the genome of Pseudothermotoga sp., one region contains:
- a CDS encoding B12-binding domain-containing radical SAM protein, translating to MRRPRNARDVRELGKIDLLRSSEKHIEEIDLKGDLMVALIFPNNYEIAVSNLGFNLVWKYLNQLEHVRCERFFFDETFERFYSLDTRTPIDQFRIWAFTFHFENDLTNILKLLLKKSVPLRNVDRSESHPVLLFGGSLCYIDLPVLKPLADVVLHGDIEPMLEDLNRSIYPTTRAELIEMFSKFPFSTVPILGKRFERIALCQDLDRFPPISPLIPKHSEFADKLLVEIERGCVHRCSYCMMGRVKKPARFLSLKTIEKTVEKNRSIGLIASNVTDYPWLDELIDLLEQRRVSVSVSSLRIDRLSEKFLKFLRKHQRSLTVAIESASERIRNMLKKNLTDSQIEKALSSAKDVGFEELKMYFMFGFDEETEDDLKAIGDFVRRTLKFGFKSIKLSINPFVPKRGTELENRRMQDEKTLREKMRIISSYLPKHIKAQFESLRECKFQYMVNNLEEDLANEILERIQNTKLLDETLSDLIEAV from the coding sequence TTGAGAAGACCACGTAACGCTAGGGACGTTAGGGAGCTTGGCAAGATCGATCTTCTCAGATCGAGTGAAAAACATATAGAAGAAATAGATTTGAAGGGCGATCTGATGGTCGCCCTTATTTTTCCAAACAACTATGAGATTGCTGTTTCAAATTTAGGATTCAACCTGGTATGGAAATACCTCAACCAGCTCGAGCATGTTCGTTGCGAACGGTTTTTCTTTGATGAAACCTTTGAAAGGTTTTACTCCTTAGATACCCGTACCCCCATAGATCAGTTCAGGATATGGGCCTTCACGTTCCACTTCGAAAACGATCTTACAAACATTTTAAAGTTGCTATTGAAGAAATCTGTACCACTCAGGAATGTTGATCGTTCAGAATCACACCCAGTTTTGTTGTTCGGTGGTTCTCTGTGCTACATAGACTTGCCTGTACTCAAACCGCTCGCCGACGTTGTCTTGCACGGAGACATCGAACCAATGTTGGAGGACTTGAACAGATCGATTTATCCAACCACTAGAGCTGAATTGATCGAGATGTTTTCAAAATTCCCTTTTTCAACTGTGCCCATCTTGGGAAAGAGGTTCGAAAGAATCGCTTTATGTCAAGATCTTGACCGTTTTCCTCCGATTTCGCCGTTGATCCCAAAGCACAGTGAATTTGCCGATAAATTGTTGGTAGAGATAGAAAGAGGCTGTGTACATAGATGCAGTTATTGTATGATGGGGAGAGTAAAAAAACCCGCAAGATTTCTGAGCCTTAAGACAATCGAAAAAACGGTTGAAAAAAATCGATCGATCGGCTTGATCGCTTCAAACGTGACCGATTATCCATGGCTGGACGAACTTATAGACCTATTGGAGCAAAGAAGAGTTTCTGTGTCGGTTTCTTCACTGAGAATAGACCGATTGAGCGAAAAATTTTTGAAATTTTTGAGAAAACATCAAAGAAGTCTCACAGTAGCTATAGAAAGCGCAAGTGAGAGGATCAGAAATATGCTGAAGAAGAATTTAACCGACTCTCAAATAGAAAAAGCTCTATCTTCAGCAAAAGACGTTGGTTTCGAAGAACTGAAGATGTACTTCATGTTCGGTTTCGACGAAGAAACTGAAGACGACCTGAAGGCTATCGGGGATTTTGTACGACGTACACTCAAGTTTGGTTTTAAATCGATAAAGCTTTCTATAAATCCATTCGTACCGAAACGAGGAACTGAACTTGAAAATAGACGAATGCAAGATGAGAAAACTCTGCGCGAAAAAATGAGGATCATCTCTTCTTACTTGCCAAAACATATCAAGGCGCAGTTCGAAAGTCTTCGAGAGTGCAAATTCCAATACATGGTGAACAACTTAGAAGAGGATTTGGCAAACGAAATTCTTGAAAGGATCCAAAACACAAAGCTCTTAGATGAAACTTTGTCTGATTTGATCGAAGCAGTATAA
- a CDS encoding TetR/AcrR family transcriptional regulator, with product MRRNPKRSDGKKTFSNLLKSACELFATHGYHGVSVPMISKKAGVKPSTFYQYFNDKEAIYEKLISDAFNLFTEYLGKVNDSNAQSIVESFIRSYVAFFSNHTQYFRILHEAVYLKKNVHKKLESILRSCVIEKLLPKEDEKEAKVVTWFVTGPIRFASIFKSLRKDNCIEESMVEDFIEFALSGIDTNDHILNLQVFSVDVKPLVLETNSTKARLLQAAEKLFGKYGYRKTMISDITKSASVAAGTFYVYFPSKEAILEELVMTTNRNLRLTIASVIKNFPDRRDSEIAGYNAFLRFFLNHSNMYLIVRQAEFFNPDISRAYYEKIFNSYLPPLTKAIEAGMFKPFKPENLAIALMGIGHFMGEDLVVYSKTSADEINDYLSLLSEYLFKGVLSRTAT from the coding sequence CTGAGGAGAAATCCAAAACGCTCCGATGGTAAGAAAACTTTTTCCAATCTTCTTAAGTCCGCGTGTGAACTCTTTGCGACACATGGCTACCACGGAGTATCTGTTCCGATGATTTCGAAAAAAGCCGGTGTGAAACCTTCCACATTTTATCAGTACTTCAACGACAAAGAGGCGATCTATGAAAAATTGATTTCAGATGCGTTCAATTTGTTCACTGAGTACCTGGGGAAAGTCAATGATTCAAATGCTCAAAGTATCGTTGAAAGTTTCATTCGATCTTATGTGGCATTTTTTTCGAACCACACTCAATATTTTCGCATCCTACATGAAGCAGTGTACCTCAAAAAAAACGTCCACAAGAAACTCGAATCCATTCTCAGATCATGTGTCATCGAAAAGTTATTGCCAAAAGAAGATGAAAAGGAAGCTAAAGTCGTTACGTGGTTTGTCACCGGTCCCATAAGGTTTGCAAGTATTTTCAAATCACTCAGAAAGGACAACTGCATTGAAGAATCTATGGTGGAAGACTTCATCGAATTCGCACTGAGTGGCATAGATACCAACGACCATATACTCAATTTGCAAGTCTTTTCCGTGGATGTGAAACCTCTCGTTTTAGAAACAAACTCAACTAAAGCACGACTCCTTCAAGCGGCGGAGAAACTCTTTGGGAAGTACGGTTATCGAAAAACTATGATAAGCGACATCACAAAATCTGCCAGTGTTGCTGCTGGGACTTTCTATGTGTACTTTCCAAGCAAGGAAGCTATACTGGAGGAACTGGTGATGACAACCAACAGAAATTTGAGGCTCACTATTGCGAGCGTGATCAAGAATTTTCCTGACAGGCGTGACAGTGAAATAGCGGGTTACAACGCTTTTTTAAGGTTTTTTTTGAATCATTCGAACATGTACTTGATCGTCAGACAAGCTGAGTTCTTCAATCCAGATATTTCCCGAGCTTATTATGAAAAGATCTTCAACAGCTATCTTCCACCACTGACCAAAGCGATTGAAGCTGGGATGTTCAAACCCTTTAAACCCGAGAATTTGGCGATAGCCCTCATGGGCATCGGACATTTCATGGGTGAAGATCTGGTTGTGTACAGTAAAACTTCGGCAGATGAGATCAACGATTATCTTTCCCTCCTCTCGGAATACCTGTTCAAAGGTGTCCTATCGCGAACAGCTACGTAG
- a CDS encoding 3-oxoacyl-ACP synthase yields MRDHVGIAGIGTYLPRRYVTARELASSIGIDEKIIVEKFGLKGKYLPTEEDTTSFMGIMAAKKALENAHTNPEEVDIVIWNGAQHKDYPCWLACTKVAHEIGAKKAWAFDMEAMCGSMIVGLQVARSLMLVEKNVNTTLLVSGYRNVDLVNYAHRPTSFMFDIAASGAAVVLKKNYGKNVLLGISNVVDGSFAEDCIVPVGGTKKWPMRPEDLNDYYFHLTDSDTFKERLGNVTLKNFYYVIDDALKKSGFSRKDISYLAILHFKRSAHMEVLNELGLREEQSFYLEDYGHMGQNDQIFSLEEGLRRGKVKDGDIVVLVGAGVGWTWNAAVIRWGKAREPMSW; encoded by the coding sequence TTGCGAGATCACGTTGGCATAGCAGGGATAGGAACATACCTTCCAAGAAGATACGTCACCGCGAGAGAATTGGCTTCCTCCATCGGCATAGATGAAAAAATCATCGTAGAAAAATTCGGTTTAAAGGGAAAATATCTGCCAACAGAAGAGGACACAACGAGTTTCATGGGGATCATGGCCGCGAAAAAAGCCTTAGAAAATGCGCACACAAATCCTGAGGAAGTGGATATTGTCATTTGGAACGGGGCTCAGCACAAAGACTATCCTTGCTGGCTTGCTTGCACAAAGGTGGCGCACGAGATCGGTGCTAAAAAAGCCTGGGCGTTCGACATGGAGGCAATGTGTGGCTCGATGATAGTGGGACTTCAAGTAGCAAGATCGCTCATGCTAGTCGAAAAGAATGTAAATACAACCTTGCTGGTGAGTGGTTATCGAAATGTAGACCTTGTTAACTACGCTCACAGGCCAACTTCTTTCATGTTTGACATCGCTGCCAGCGGAGCCGCAGTGGTGCTCAAGAAAAATTACGGCAAAAATGTACTACTAGGTATCTCCAACGTAGTAGATGGTTCTTTCGCCGAGGACTGTATCGTGCCGGTGGGAGGTACAAAGAAATGGCCAATGAGACCAGAAGATCTAAACGACTATTATTTTCACCTCACAGACTCAGACACTTTCAAGGAAAGATTGGGCAATGTTACTCTGAAGAACTTTTATTATGTCATAGACGATGCCTTAAAGAAGAGCGGTTTTTCAAGAAAAGATATATCTTACCTTGCAATACTTCATTTTAAGCGCTCGGCTCACATGGAAGTACTCAATGAACTTGGTTTGAGAGAAGAACAATCTTTCTACCTTGAAGATTACGGTCACATGGGGCAGAACGATCAAATTTTTTCCCTCGAGGAGGGTTTGAGGAGAGGAAAAGTAAAAGACGGTGACATAGTGGTACTTGTGGGCGCAGGTGTTGGTTGGACCTGGAACGCCGCAGTGATTAGGTGGGGAAAAGCTAGAGAACCGATGAGTTGGTGA
- a CDS encoding 4-hydroxybutyrate--acetyl-CoA CoA transferase, producing MKWKEVYAKKLVDIETVLSLVQSNQTIVVGMTPMEPKVFLRNLHKIADKVENVTVFTCLNMENYPFYMNKEYNKNFQNASWYFGGSNREAVKNGYGTVTYVPNNLHQAGTNLIESREIDLFVGVASPMDKNGFFTLSASVVYEKDVIEKAKRVVLEVNPKAPRTHGDTQVHVNDVDCIVEVDYDLPEVELVEPTDVEAKIAEHVSQLIEDGSTIQIGIGGIPNAVAKLLSSKKDLGVHTEMLTESMIDLFELGVITNKRKTLWNGKFVCTFAFGTKRLYSFVDDNPSVMFLRGRYVNDPYVIAQNEKMVSINTALMVDLTGNVCSEALGTQHYSGTGGQLDTHRGAVKSKGGKGIIALRSTAKNGTVSTIVPLLPQGSPITVPRQELDYVVTEWGVAHVRGKTIRERTLALISIAHPNFRNALISEAKKLDLI from the coding sequence ATGAAATGGAAAGAGGTGTATGCGAAAAAACTTGTCGATATCGAGACAGTCTTGAGCCTTGTTCAATCCAATCAAACCATAGTTGTGGGTATGACACCTATGGAACCGAAGGTTTTTCTTCGAAATCTACATAAAATTGCAGATAAAGTCGAGAACGTTACGGTGTTCACTTGCCTGAACATGGAAAATTATCCTTTTTACATGAATAAAGAATACAACAAAAACTTTCAAAATGCATCGTGGTACTTTGGCGGTTCAAACAGAGAGGCTGTGAAGAACGGCTATGGTACCGTAACGTACGTTCCTAACAACCTTCACCAAGCAGGGACAAACCTCATAGAAAGCAGAGAGATCGATCTCTTCGTTGGCGTTGCATCTCCAATGGATAAGAACGGTTTCTTTACACTATCAGCCTCCGTTGTTTATGAAAAAGATGTGATTGAGAAAGCAAAGAGAGTAGTCTTGGAGGTCAATCCCAAAGCTCCCAGAACACACGGTGACACACAAGTGCATGTTAATGATGTAGATTGTATCGTTGAAGTCGATTACGATTTACCAGAAGTAGAGCTAGTTGAGCCTACCGATGTAGAAGCAAAGATTGCAGAGCATGTGAGCCAACTCATTGAAGATGGTTCAACGATTCAAATTGGCATCGGTGGTATACCCAACGCCGTTGCAAAGCTGCTCTCAAGTAAGAAAGATCTCGGAGTTCACACGGAGATGCTGACCGAGTCCATGATAGATCTCTTCGAATTGGGGGTGATAACGAACAAGAGAAAGACCCTGTGGAACGGTAAGTTCGTCTGCACTTTCGCCTTCGGCACCAAAAGACTTTACAGCTTTGTGGATGACAACCCTTCCGTCATGTTCCTGCGCGGCAGATATGTGAACGATCCTTATGTGATCGCACAGAACGAGAAAATGGTGAGCATTAACACTGCACTCATGGTTGATCTGACTGGAAATGTGTGTTCTGAGGCCCTGGGGACGCAACATTACAGTGGTACAGGTGGCCAACTCGACACCCACCGTGGAGCAGTGAAGAGCAAAGGTGGTAAGGGTATCATCGCTTTGAGATCCACTGCCAAGAACGGAACCGTTTCCACGATCGTGCCACTGCTGCCACAAGGTTCTCCCATCACGGTTCCCAGGCAAGAGCTCGACTACGTTGTGACTGAATGGGGTGTGGCACACGTTAGGGGAAAGACCATCAGAGAAAGGACCTTAGCACTGATTTCTATAGCACATCCGAATTTCAGGAATGCTCTCATTTCCGAAGCGAAGAAATTGGACTTAATCTGA
- a CDS encoding ABC transporter substrate-binding protein: MKKLLVAFFVLLTLMATAKTIKIGAILPLSDITGRQAANAMKLAVKEINEAGGVLGMQIELFIMDDEMKPEKGAAAVDRLATVEKVDFFVGGMSSSVHLAQIPILKKYQKITVWIGAASYRCEEAIGPDSDWYFHLHPWDYLQGESYAHGWRAITQKYPQVKIEKIFLAYEEGAFGTSSFKSYQDEFELAKKGTGVWAGLMKDLKGAPFKSAALGGGDYRAVLLQAKQYDPDLFIWAGYDADAIPMLVQAKEIGFAPKLFVGAPPGWPADFGKNPLSHGVVLYGMWAPTLKEVSPIAKHFWNAYVKEFNEEPATYFAPLGYTNIMFLIEGIKKAGSLDKDAIIKALREIEYDSPVGGVLKIAPSRIIKNQGFRAQKILQWQNGVQHVIWPFEYATAQLIYPFPGWQGR; the protein is encoded by the coding sequence ATGAAAAAGCTTTTGGTGGCTTTCTTTGTGTTACTCACTTTGATGGCTACGGCAAAAACGATCAAGATTGGAGCGATTCTACCGCTATCTGATATTACGGGAAGACAAGCAGCAAACGCTATGAAGCTCGCTGTGAAGGAGATCAACGAAGCTGGTGGCGTGCTTGGTATGCAGATTGAGCTGTTCATCATGGACGATGAAATGAAACCTGAAAAAGGTGCAGCGGCAGTCGATAGACTTGCAACTGTGGAAAAGGTTGACTTTTTCGTTGGAGGGATGTCCAGTAGCGTCCATCTGGCACAGATACCGATTCTGAAGAAATACCAAAAAATAACGGTGTGGATAGGTGCAGCCTCTTACAGATGTGAAGAAGCAATAGGTCCAGATTCCGATTGGTATTTCCACCTGCATCCTTGGGACTATCTACAAGGTGAAAGCTATGCACACGGATGGCGAGCGATCACTCAAAAATATCCACAGGTAAAAATCGAGAAGATATTCTTGGCGTACGAAGAGGGGGCTTTCGGTACCAGTTCATTCAAGTCTTACCAAGATGAGTTCGAGCTTGCAAAGAAGGGCACAGGAGTTTGGGCAGGTTTAATGAAAGATTTGAAAGGTGCACCGTTCAAGAGTGCAGCTCTGGGTGGCGGTGATTACAGGGCCGTCTTGCTACAAGCAAAACAGTACGATCCAGATTTGTTCATCTGGGCAGGTTACGATGCTGATGCAATACCCATGTTAGTTCAAGCAAAGGAAATAGGTTTCGCACCAAAGTTATTCGTCGGAGCACCTCCAGGATGGCCTGCTGACTTTGGCAAGAACCCTCTATCGCACGGTGTTGTCCTTTACGGCATGTGGGCTCCCACTCTGAAAGAAGTCAGTCCGATAGCAAAACATTTCTGGAATGCTTACGTGAAAGAGTTCAATGAAGAACCTGCGACGTATTTCGCTCCCCTCGGTTATACCAACATAATGTTCCTTATTGAAGGTATCAAGAAAGCGGGTTCATTGGATAAAGATGCAATAATCAAAGCTCTCAGAGAGATCGAGTACGATTCACCTGTTGGAGGCGTTTTGAAGATTGCACCGAGCAGAATCATAAAGAATCAAGGTTTCAGAGCTCAAAAGATCTTACAGTGGCAGAACGGAGTCCAACACGTTATCTGGCCCTTCGAGTATGCCACTGCCCAGCTGATCTACCCCTTCCCAGGTTGGCAAGGCAGATGA
- a CDS encoding branched-chain amino acid ABC transporter permease, producing MRRNVVGYFILAVVLLIVALFRPYAFFYGLQRGSLYGMIALPLALILGIVGLLNLAHGEFLTLSLYLTYSLFDRFKIDPLVSMLMTVPFLLAFGFAVYKLVIERSLKAHHLNLLLLTFGVSIVMVETFNIVWTSRPRNIYVPYATTSVNIFGVRVGGYEFFYTLIAMMVLIGLLIFLKKTRLGQATYAVGQNPKGAAIVGINVKLVYAFVFSLAAGLVALAGAFLSVRSSIFPHVGGPFTMKSFSLTAMAGLGNLPGIVLAGIVLAVAEEIVKSIPRYTGWADLVFFVVLIVAIVLKSFRRREG from the coding sequence GTGAGAAGGAACGTCGTCGGGTACTTCATACTTGCTGTTGTGTTGCTCATCGTAGCTTTGTTCAGACCTTACGCTTTCTTCTATGGTTTGCAGAGAGGAAGTCTCTACGGCATGATAGCACTACCACTCGCACTCATACTCGGTATCGTCGGACTTTTGAACCTCGCGCATGGGGAATTTTTGACCCTATCGCTCTATCTCACCTATTCTTTGTTCGACAGATTCAAAATCGATCCACTCGTTTCGATGCTCATGACCGTTCCGTTTCTTTTGGCGTTCGGATTCGCTGTGTACAAGTTGGTCATAGAAAGATCTTTGAAAGCTCACCATCTGAACCTTCTACTTTTGACCTTCGGTGTTTCGATAGTTATGGTCGAAACATTCAACATTGTTTGGACTTCCAGGCCGAGGAACATATACGTACCTTACGCAACAACGTCTGTGAACATCTTCGGTGTGCGCGTTGGTGGGTACGAATTCTTCTACACATTGATAGCCATGATGGTTTTGATTGGGTTGCTTATATTTCTCAAAAAGACTCGTCTTGGACAAGCAACTTATGCTGTGGGGCAAAATCCCAAAGGTGCAGCCATCGTTGGTATAAATGTGAAGTTGGTCTATGCTTTCGTTTTCAGTCTTGCCGCAGGCTTGGTGGCATTGGCTGGTGCCTTTCTCAGCGTGAGAAGTTCGATCTTTCCACATGTTGGTGGCCCTTTCACGATGAAATCTTTCAGTTTGACCGCCATGGCTGGATTAGGTAATCTCCCAGGCATAGTGTTGGCAGGTATCGTGCTAGCGGTCGCAGAAGAAATCGTGAAATCCATACCGAGATACACAGGTTGGGCAGATCTCGTGTTCTTCGTAGTGCTCATAGTAGCTATTGTGTTGAAAAGTTTCAGGAGGCGAGAAGGATGA
- a CDS encoding branched-chain amino acid ABC transporter permease — MKYLTICSLCVLCFLLPFFAGAYLVHVLTSIMIFLSLSLSWDMMLRTGQLSFGIAGFFGLGAYASIIAVDDFSVHPLMSIFVAAIFAALIALGLGWIVLRLREIYFAITTLALSSVFMIFARNLSDLTGGSAGKVLYESIFGGDPIKTYWLVLSITLIVILTSELFERTRIHFAISSIRNDEITAKCCGVNIFKYLLLVFVLTSAIQGAMGALYAQQYAFVEPESTFSANFLLLPMSMALVGGIYSTIGPIMGALALGLASEYLKLVMPYGHLIIYGFILIFTIMFMPKGIYGTIVNRFKSR; from the coding sequence ATGAAATATCTTACGATATGCAGTCTTTGTGTGTTGTGTTTCTTGTTACCTTTCTTCGCGGGAGCGTACCTTGTGCATGTTCTCACTTCGATCATGATTTTTTTATCTTTGAGCCTGAGCTGGGACATGATGTTGAGAACGGGGCAACTTTCTTTCGGGATAGCGGGTTTCTTTGGATTGGGTGCCTATGCTTCGATCATCGCCGTCGATGATTTCTCCGTTCATCCTTTGATGAGTATCTTCGTGGCAGCGATCTTCGCTGCATTGATCGCCTTGGGTTTGGGTTGGATCGTTTTGAGGTTACGGGAGATATATTTCGCCATCACGACTTTGGCTTTATCTAGCGTTTTCATGATTTTCGCAAGGAATTTGAGCGATCTGACGGGAGGATCTGCGGGAAAGGTTCTCTACGAATCGATTTTCGGTGGTGATCCAATCAAAACCTACTGGCTGGTCCTCTCGATAACTCTCATTGTGATCCTCACCTCCGAACTGTTCGAGCGGACAAGAATCCATTTTGCGATAAGTTCCATCCGCAACGATGAAATTACTGCAAAGTGCTGTGGAGTAAACATATTCAAGTATCTACTGCTAGTTTTCGTTCTTACTTCAGCTATACAGGGTGCCATGGGCGCTCTCTATGCACAACAGTACGCTTTCGTTGAACCCGAAAGCACATTTTCAGCAAATTTCCTTTTACTTCCCATGTCTATGGCGCTCGTTGGTGGTATATATTCCACGATCGGTCCAATAATGGGGGCTTTGGCTCTAGGATTAGCTTCCGAATATCTCAAACTTGTGATGCCATATGGACACCTCATAATCTATGGTTTCATATTGATCTTCACGATAATGTTCATGCCTAAAGGCATTTATGGAACCATCGTCAATAGATTCAAAAGTCGATAG
- a CDS encoding ABC transporter ATP-binding protein, which produces MLLRTENLTKRFGGLVAIKSVNLQIQPGEILGIIGPNGAGKTTFTNLVSGVLYPTEGRIYFHEKDITFTPAHLRARMGIARTFQLVRPLRDFTALENIMVSFLFAKGKSLSEARKFAVHVCELVGLDKPDRKPDKLTVFEMKKLEIARALACEPRLLILDEVMAGLNYEEMEHMIQLVRHLRQKGLTICVIEHVMSVINQLTDRVVVFDRGEIIAEGSYQKVANDPKVVSAYLGEEA; this is translated from the coding sequence GTGTTGTTGAGAACTGAAAATCTAACTAAGCGATTTGGAGGTTTAGTTGCAATCAAATCGGTGAATTTGCAGATACAACCTGGAGAAATACTTGGTATCATAGGCCCCAACGGTGCGGGTAAAACTACCTTCACCAATTTGGTATCTGGTGTTCTTTATCCCACGGAGGGACGCATCTATTTTCACGAGAAGGATATAACGTTTACTCCAGCACATTTGCGAGCGCGGATGGGGATAGCTAGAACGTTCCAGCTTGTGCGTCCATTGAGAGATTTCACCGCACTTGAAAACATCATGGTTTCTTTTCTTTTTGCCAAAGGCAAGTCCTTGTCCGAAGCACGTAAGTTTGCTGTACATGTGTGTGAACTCGTTGGTTTGGATAAACCCGATAGAAAGCCTGATAAACTCACCGTTTTCGAGATGAAAAAATTAGAGATCGCAAGAGCGCTCGCGTGTGAACCAAGGTTGCTAATCCTAGATGAAGTCATGGCAGGATTAAACTATGAAGAGATGGAGCACATGATCCAATTGGTACGTCATTTACGACAAAAGGGTTTAACCATATGCGTTATAGAGCACGTGATGAGTGTGATAAACCAGCTGACTGATCGAGTTGTTGTGTTCGATAGGGGCGAGATCATCGCAGAAGGTTCTTATCAAAAGGTTGCTAACGATCCGAAAGTCGTGAGTGCCTATCTTGGGGAGGAAGCGTGA
- a CDS encoding ABC transporter ATP-binding protein yields the protein MLEIDRLNVAYGKVKVLWDVSLKVKEGEAVGLFGPNGAGKTTLVNSVLGFLRPISGKIFFDGIEITNLETHKIVKLGIALVPQERELFPAMSVEENLRAGANYVPHGREKMKEAFELVFTLFPVLKERLKQKVGTMSGGEQRMVAVARALMSFPKVLILDEPSVGLQPSIVSELFSKLADIKKRGVSILLIEQNVRQGLKVVERGYVLENGRIVMEDSSQNLINNEHVKKAYLGL from the coding sequence ATGCTGGAGATAGATCGATTGAACGTGGCATACGGTAAAGTCAAAGTCCTTTGGGATGTCTCACTCAAAGTGAAAGAAGGTGAAGCCGTTGGGCTGTTTGGTCCCAACGGTGCTGGTAAAACTACGCTTGTAAACAGTGTCTTGGGGTTTCTCAGACCGATCTCAGGTAAAATCTTCTTCGATGGAATTGAAATAACAAATTTAGAGACCCACAAGATCGTGAAACTAGGTATAGCACTCGTTCCACAGGAACGCGAGCTCTTTCCGGCCATGAGCGTTGAGGAAAATCTCAGGGCAGGTGCGAACTATGTACCACACGGAAGAGAAAAGATGAAAGAAGCCTTCGAGCTGGTTTTCACCCTCTTTCCCGTCCTCAAGGAAAGGTTGAAACAGAAAGTCGGAACGATGAGTGGTGGAGAGCAAAGAATGGTGGCGGTTGCAAGGGCTCTCATGTCTTTCCCAAAGGTTTTGATTCTTGATGAACCTTCCGTTGGATTACAACCATCGATCGTTTCAGAGCTCTTTTCAAAGCTTGCAGATATCAAAAAACGGGGCGTATCAATCCTCCTAATAGAACAAAATGTAAGACAAGGTTTGAAGGTGGTCGAAAGGGGTTACGTGCTTGAAAACGGTAGAATAGTCATGGAGGATTCTTCACAGAATTTGATCAACAATGAACACGTGAAGAAAGCCTATCTTGGTTTGTAG
- the fabG gene encoding 3-oxoacyl-[acyl-carrier-protein] reductase, with protein sequence MRLSGKVCIITGAASGIGRAASLLFAKEGATVCACDVSEQALKKLVEDAQGLPGSIDPYILDVTNREQVFKIVEQIVGKYGKIDVLVNNAGITRDALLVKMTEEDWNAVINVNLTGVFNMTQAVAPHMMKAQKGSIINTSSVVGIYGNIGQTNYAATKGGVIAMTKTWAKELARKGAQIRVNAVAPGFIRTPMTEKVPEKIIEAVVSRTPLARMGEPEEVANVYLFLASDESSYITGQVIGVDGGLTI encoded by the coding sequence GTGAGATTGTCAGGAAAGGTGTGCATCATCACGGGAGCTGCGAGCGGTATCGGTAGAGCGGCAAGTTTGCTCTTCGCGAAAGAAGGTGCAACGGTCTGCGCATGTGATGTGTCAGAACAAGCTTTGAAGAAACTTGTCGAAGATGCTCAAGGGTTACCTGGTTCCATTGATCCTTATATTCTTGATGTGACCAACAGAGAACAAGTATTTAAGATCGTCGAACAAATCGTCGGTAAATACGGAAAGATCGATGTGCTTGTGAACAACGCTGGGATCACGAGGGATGCCTTGCTCGTTAAAATGACAGAGGAAGATTGGAATGCGGTGATCAACGTGAACCTCACAGGTGTGTTCAACATGACTCAAGCCGTCGCACCTCACATGATGAAAGCTCAAAAAGGATCGATCATCAATACCTCCTCAGTCGTTGGAATCTATGGAAACATTGGCCAGACGAACTATGCGGCAACCAAAGGTGGCGTGATTGCGATGACAAAAACTTGGGCCAAAGAGCTCGCTCGGAAAGGTGCACAGATAAGGGTCAACGCTGTGGCTCCGGGGTTCATAAGAACACCCATGACGGAGAAAGTTCCAGAAAAGATCATCGAGGCGGTCGTGAGTCGAACACCATTGGCGCGAATGGGAGAACCAGAAGAAGTGGCAAATGTTTATTTGTTTCTCGCGAGTGACGAATCTTCTTACATCACAGGACAAGTGATCGGTGTAGATGGAGGTTTAACGATTTGA